A genomic segment from Effusibacillus lacus encodes:
- a CDS encoding UDP-N-acetylmuramoyl-L-alanyl-D-glutamate--2,6-diaminopimelate ligase gives MQLSKLLAPILLKKITDTIDTLDITGITADSRKACPGCLFVALKGHTVDGHDFVAGAVEQGAVAAVVEREVEGLPVPQIIVHNTRDVVPILASTFYRHPSHSMKVIGVTGTNGKTTVTNLIDKILTDQGHRTGLIGTIKNRIGNQEYDAANTTPEALELQETFHRMKEFGTEYVAMEVSSHALDLKRVAGTRFRTAVFTNLTQDHLDFHGSMEKYRNAKGKFFSQLGNTYEDRLVDNRFAVINADDPEAGFFIGQTVAQVVTYGIDKEADVRGLNVQIEAGGASFTLASFAGSIDLHLQMTGKFSVYNALAAAAACLCEGVGLSAIKASLESVSGVDGRFERVVAGQDFTVIVDYAHTPDSLENVLKTIREFAKGKVYTVVGCGGDRDRTKRPIMARIAAAYSDVAIITSDNPRTEDPEKILDDMEQGLTDVSRDRYVRLTDRKDAIRHAVGQAVAGDVVLIAGKGHETYQIIGTTKHHFDDREVAVQAIRGEL, from the coding sequence TTGCAATTGAGTAAGCTGCTTGCTCCCATTTTGCTGAAGAAGATCACCGACACCATTGATACGCTGGACATCACCGGCATTACCGCCGACTCCCGCAAGGCATGTCCCGGGTGCCTGTTTGTCGCGCTTAAGGGTCATACTGTAGACGGGCACGATTTTGTTGCCGGGGCGGTGGAGCAAGGAGCTGTGGCGGCAGTTGTCGAAAGGGAAGTGGAAGGACTTCCGGTGCCGCAAATTATCGTCCATAACACCCGGGATGTGGTTCCGATCCTGGCTTCAACCTTTTACCGGCATCCGTCCCACTCGATGAAAGTCATCGGTGTGACCGGGACCAATGGCAAGACAACTGTTACAAACCTGATTGACAAAATTCTGACCGATCAGGGACACCGAACGGGCTTGATCGGCACAATCAAGAATCGTATCGGGAATCAGGAGTATGATGCGGCCAACACCACTCCCGAAGCGTTGGAATTGCAAGAGACATTTCACCGGATGAAAGAATTCGGGACAGAATATGTGGCGATGGAAGTGTCCTCCCATGCGCTTGATCTGAAAAGGGTCGCCGGTACCCGCTTCCGGACGGCTGTTTTTACGAACCTGACCCAGGATCACTTGGATTTTCACGGATCAATGGAAAAATACCGGAACGCAAAAGGGAAGTTTTTTTCCCAACTGGGCAATACATACGAGGACCGGCTGGTGGACAACCGATTTGCGGTCATTAATGCGGACGACCCGGAGGCCGGTTTCTTCATTGGTCAGACTGTCGCCCAGGTTGTTACTTACGGAATTGACAAAGAGGCGGATGTCCGGGGCTTGAATGTGCAAATCGAGGCAGGCGGCGCGTCTTTCACGTTGGCGAGCTTTGCCGGATCGATAGATTTGCATCTGCAAATGACCGGAAAGTTTTCCGTATACAATGCATTGGCGGCAGCTGCCGCCTGTCTGTGTGAAGGAGTGGGTTTATCCGCGATTAAAGCTTCCCTCGAATCGGTTTCCGGTGTGGACGGCAGATTCGAACGTGTGGTGGCCGGACAGGATTTTACCGTCATTGTGGACTATGCCCATACGCCGGATTCGCTTGAGAATGTTCTGAAGACCATCCGGGAGTTTGCGAAAGGGAAGGTCTATACGGTCGTAGGATGCGGGGGGGACAGGGACCGTACAAAGCGGCCCATCATGGCACGGATTGCTGCCGCTTACAGTGATGTGGCAATCATTACCTCGGACAATCCCCGAACGGAAGATCCCGAGAAAATTCTTGACGACATGGAGCAGGGGCTGACTGATGTTTCCCGAGACCGATATGTGCGCCTGACAGACAGAAAAGACGCGATCCGTCACGCGGTGGGTCAGGCTGTTGCAGGCGATGTGGTCCTGATCGCCGGCAAAGGGCACGAAACCTATCAGATCATCGGCACAACCAAACATCATTTTGACGACCGGGAAGTGGCAGTCCAGGCGATTCGAGGTGAACTATGA
- a CDS encoding UDP-N-acetylmuramoyl-tripeptide--D-alanyl-D-alanine ligase yields MIRASIQEIVNMAEGELLKGDPALVIHGVSTDSRKQMTGCLFVPLIGERHDAHEFLSQAVDNGAVAALWQKNRPLPEQSVGKLAFIGVDDTLAALQKIAKAYRRTLRTKVVGVTGSNGKTSTKDMIAQVLSERFKVQKTQGNLNNHIGLPLMVLTLEPDTDVAVLEMGMSGRGEIALLADIAAPEIGVITNIGEAHIEFLGSREGIARAKFELIEALSPDGLALLHGDEPLLRALADRIPCLTQWFGFEENNDYRAVDIRSLGLEGTSFRVEGEGLEYRLPVPGVHQVGNALAAVAVGRHLGMSVGEIASGLSKTALSAMRMEVRARPAGGYIVNDAYNASPTSMKAALKMLSDTPGTDFRVAAIGDMLELGDLAAEMHYEVGRKAGHLRIDLLVTLGQHAADIARGAEDAGFAKDRIFMAETKQQAIEYIQHCIADKEFPVILVKASRGMKMEEIAAGLLA; encoded by the coding sequence ATGATCCGGGCCAGCATCCAAGAAATCGTGAACATGGCGGAAGGGGAACTGCTGAAAGGCGACCCTGCCCTTGTGATACATGGAGTTTCCACAGACTCGCGGAAGCAAATGACCGGGTGTCTTTTCGTGCCGCTGATCGGGGAGCGGCATGACGCACATGAGTTCCTGTCCCAGGCGGTTGACAATGGGGCTGTGGCTGCCCTATGGCAAAAAAACCGGCCTCTGCCCGAACAATCTGTAGGGAAACTTGCGTTCATCGGGGTTGATGATACGCTTGCCGCCCTCCAAAAAATCGCAAAGGCATACCGCCGCACGCTCCGGACAAAGGTGGTCGGCGTTACGGGTAGTAATGGAAAGACCTCAACCAAGGATATGATCGCCCAGGTGCTTTCCGAACGGTTTAAAGTGCAAAAAACACAAGGCAATCTCAATAACCATATCGGACTGCCTCTCATGGTGCTGACATTGGAGCCGGATACGGATGTGGCCGTGCTGGAAATGGGGATGAGCGGCAGAGGAGAGATTGCACTGCTTGCCGACATTGCAGCGCCCGAGATTGGCGTTATCACAAACATCGGGGAGGCGCACATCGAGTTTCTGGGTTCCCGGGAAGGAATCGCCAGAGCCAAATTCGAGCTGATTGAGGCATTGTCCCCGGACGGTTTGGCTTTGCTGCATGGTGACGAGCCGCTGCTGCGGGCTCTCGCTGACAGAATCCCCTGCTTGACCCAATGGTTTGGGTTTGAAGAAAATAACGATTACCGAGCCGTCGACATCCGCTCTCTCGGTTTGGAAGGCACCTCTTTCCGGGTGGAAGGGGAGGGGCTTGAGTACCGGCTTCCGGTTCCGGGTGTTCATCAAGTGGGAAATGCTTTGGCTGCGGTTGCGGTTGGACGTCATCTTGGCATGTCCGTCGGCGAAATTGCAAGCGGTTTGTCAAAGACCGCCTTGTCAGCCATGAGAATGGAAGTAAGAGCCCGTCCCGCCGGCGGATATATTGTCAATGACGCCTATAATGCCAGCCCTACTTCGATGAAGGCGGCCTTGAAGATGTTGTCCGATACACCCGGGACCGATTTCAGGGTGGCTGCCATCGGAGATATGCTGGAACTGGGGGATCTGGCAGCGGAGATGCATTATGAAGTGGGCCGAAAGGCAGGGCATCTGCGGATTGACCTGCTGGTGACCCTTGGCCAACACGCCGCGGATATCGCAAGGGGCGCCGAGGATGCCGGATTCGCCAAAGACCGGATTTTTATGGCGGAAACCAAACAGCAGGCAATCGAATATATTCAACACTGTATCGCAGACAAAGAGTTCCCTGTCATACTTGTAAAAGCTTCACGAGGGATGAAGATGGAAGAAATCGCAGCTGGGTTGTTGGCGTAA
- a CDS encoding stage V sporulation protein D, producing the protein TLRKRLIVVLFALGAVFLALVGRLAYIQLIQAPWLTEKAEDLWRRDIPVESKRGIIMDRNGEVLAYNGSAPTIVAFPAQIKDKPGTAEKLAKVLGVDKDALLARISKRTLLVYVMPGGRKIDDQKAKEVRSLKLPGVYITEEGKRFYPFENLASHILGFTGAVNQGLTGLEAWYDERLRGKNGSISFFAQANQQKMPNENDSYTPPENGLNMKLTIDKEISNFVRREIDNLVAAYNPDGVMAIVADPKTGEILAMENYPTYKPAQYKEYPQEVYNRNLAIWKTFEPGSTFKIVTLAAALEEKKVQLTERFFDPGYYEVAGRKIRCWKAGGHGSESMLEVVENSCNPGFMLMGQRLGKEKLFSYIDKFGFGKKTGIDMPGEGTGILFKLNQVGPLELATTSFGQGVSVTPIQQVMAVSAIANGGLLMEPHIAKEWIDPETGKAVETVQPKVKHRVVSEETAKTVRETLESVVAQGTGRHAYREGYRIAGKTGTAQVASPGGGYKQGHYIVSFVGMAPADDPKLVAYLAVDNPKAGLIFGGLIAAPVVGNILADSLHYLNVPTRKNGISLEYRYGDIKPVEVPPVAGLTLEEAKREMINSHMQLRVETVGEGKFVVAQAPTPGTKVTPGATIRIFLSDQPVP; encoded by the coding sequence GACGCTTCGCAAACGACTGATTGTAGTACTGTTCGCGCTTGGTGCGGTTTTTCTGGCGCTGGTCGGTCGCCTGGCATACATTCAGTTGATACAAGCCCCGTGGTTAACCGAGAAAGCGGAAGATCTCTGGCGCCGGGACATACCGGTTGAATCCAAACGCGGCATCATCATGGACAGGAACGGAGAGGTTCTTGCCTATAATGGAAGCGCCCCGACAATTGTGGCCTTTCCTGCTCAGATCAAAGACAAACCGGGTACAGCGGAAAAATTGGCCAAAGTACTCGGGGTCGACAAGGATGCACTGCTGGCAAGGATCAGCAAACGTACCCTGTTGGTGTACGTGATGCCCGGCGGGCGCAAGATTGACGACCAGAAAGCGAAAGAAGTACGATCGTTGAAATTGCCGGGAGTTTACATAACAGAGGAAGGGAAGCGGTTTTATCCCTTTGAAAATCTGGCCTCCCATATCCTTGGATTTACAGGAGCCGTCAACCAGGGGTTGACAGGGCTTGAGGCATGGTATGACGAGCGGCTCCGCGGAAAGAATGGAAGCATATCGTTTTTTGCCCAGGCCAATCAGCAGAAGATGCCCAACGAGAATGACTCCTATACGCCCCCCGAGAACGGACTCAACATGAAACTGACCATCGACAAGGAAATCTCCAACTTTGTCCGACGCGAGATCGACAATCTGGTGGCTGCCTATAACCCGGATGGCGTTATGGCCATTGTCGCTGACCCGAAGACCGGGGAAATCCTGGCTATGGAGAACTATCCCACCTATAAACCTGCGCAGTACAAAGAGTATCCCCAGGAAGTCTACAACCGGAATCTGGCCATCTGGAAAACCTTTGAGCCCGGATCCACTTTTAAAATCGTGACATTGGCGGCTGCATTGGAAGAGAAGAAAGTCCAACTGACAGAACGGTTCTTTGACCCCGGTTACTACGAAGTGGCAGGACGCAAGATTCGCTGCTGGAAAGCGGGGGGCCACGGCTCCGAGTCCATGCTGGAAGTTGTCGAGAATTCCTGCAACCCGGGTTTTATGCTGATGGGGCAAAGACTTGGCAAAGAAAAGCTGTTTTCCTATATCGACAAGTTCGGATTCGGCAAGAAAACCGGCATCGACATGCCCGGCGAAGGAACCGGAATCCTGTTTAAATTGAACCAGGTCGGACCTTTGGAACTGGCTACCACCTCTTTCGGCCAAGGAGTATCGGTGACTCCGATCCAACAGGTGATGGCCGTTTCCGCAATTGCAAATGGCGGACTTCTGATGGAACCCCATATAGCAAAAGAGTGGATCGATCCGGAAACGGGGAAAGCGGTGGAAACCGTTCAGCCCAAGGTGAAACACCGGGTAGTGTCGGAAGAGACGGCCAAAACGGTTCGTGAAACTTTGGAGAGTGTGGTTGCACAGGGGACGGGACGCCACGCATACCGGGAAGGATACCGGATTGCAGGAAAGACGGGCACCGCCCAGGTTGCGTCACCCGGAGGGGGTTACAAGCAGGGCCATTATATCGTCTCCTTCGTCGGCATGGCTCCGGCAGATGATCCGAAACTCGTGGCTTATCTGGCGGTGGACAATCCAAAGGCCGGTCTGATCTTTGGGGGTTTGATAGCAGCACCCGTTGTCGGCAACATCCTGGCTGATTCCTTGCATTATTTGAATGTCCCCACAAGGAAAAACGGCATCTCTCTCGAATATCGATATGGTGACATCAAACCTGTCGAGGTGCCTCCGGTGGCCGGTCTGACGCTGGAAGAGGCAAAAAGGGAAATGATTAACAGCCACATGCAGCTGCGGGTGGAAACCGTTGGCGAGGGCAAGTTTGTGGTGGCCCAGGCACCAACCCCCGGCACCAAAGTGACTCCGGGGGCGACGATCCGGATTTTCCTGAGCGATCAGCCTGTTCCTTGA
- the murD gene encoding UDP-N-acetylmuramoyl-L-alanine--D-glutamate ligase, with protein sequence MDYQGKNVLVLGLARSGAAVARLLNKHGARVVANDQKERESFGDVPDELGKLGIEVICGGHPEGIVSPNLDLLVKNPGIPYTAAPIQQALALGIPIVTEVEVAYQFAKAPIIGITGSNGKTTTTTLTGEILKAAGLNPVVAGNIGTALSEIVEEVRADQWLVAELSSFQLLGTDTFRPRIGALLNLYKAHLDYHGTMEEYIAAKSRLFRNQAENDVAVLNADQPAVMELANSLQGRIFPFSIRKRLEEGVFVKDESIIVRSSGQDVPVCRLNDIPIKGAHNLENVLAATAIAYSAGASPGSIREGIRGFKGVEHRLEFVAEKNGVTYYNDSKATNAEAATRAITSFSNPVVLIAGGLDRGTDFAELIPVFQKHVKAIVTLGQSADKLAAAAEKAGVLTRFKAGSIEEAVSIAANAAETGDSVLLSPACASWDMYSSFEERGRIFKDAVHTM encoded by the coding sequence ATGGATTATCAGGGGAAGAACGTTTTGGTTTTAGGCCTCGCCCGGAGTGGCGCGGCCGTTGCCCGTTTATTGAACAAACATGGAGCCCGGGTGGTTGCAAATGATCAAAAGGAGCGCGAATCTTTCGGCGATGTCCCGGACGAACTTGGGAAACTGGGAATCGAAGTGATTTGCGGCGGGCACCCGGAAGGGATTGTCTCCCCGAATCTTGACCTGCTTGTGAAAAATCCGGGAATCCCTTATACGGCAGCCCCGATTCAACAGGCACTGGCATTGGGAATTCCGATCGTTACGGAAGTGGAGGTTGCCTATCAGTTTGCTAAAGCCCCCATTATTGGAATCACAGGATCCAACGGGAAAACCACGACCACCACACTGACGGGTGAGATTCTGAAAGCGGCCGGACTCAATCCGGTGGTCGCGGGCAACATTGGTACCGCGCTGTCCGAAATCGTGGAAGAAGTGCGGGCGGATCAATGGCTGGTGGCGGAACTGTCTTCTTTCCAATTGTTGGGTACCGACACCTTCCGTCCGCGAATCGGGGCGCTGCTCAACTTGTATAAAGCGCATCTGGACTATCATGGCACCATGGAGGAGTATATTGCCGCCAAAAGCCGCCTCTTCCGCAACCAGGCGGAAAATGACGTGGCTGTGCTGAACGCGGATCAGCCGGCGGTAATGGAACTGGCAAACTCTTTGCAGGGGCGGATTTTTCCGTTCAGTATCCGGAAAAGATTGGAAGAGGGAGTTTTTGTCAAGGATGAAAGTATCATCGTTCGATCCAGCGGCCAGGACGTCCCTGTATGCCGGTTGAATGACATTCCCATCAAAGGGGCCCACAATCTGGAAAACGTTTTGGCAGCCACTGCCATAGCCTATTCTGCCGGTGCGTCCCCCGGATCCATTCGCGAGGGAATCCGCGGGTTCAAAGGAGTCGAGCACCGCTTGGAATTCGTGGCCGAGAAAAATGGGGTCACCTACTACAATGATTCAAAGGCCACCAATGCGGAAGCGGCCACAAGGGCCATTACGTCCTTCTCCAACCCGGTGGTGCTGATAGCAGGCGGCCTTGATCGCGGAACCGATTTCGCCGAGCTGATTCCCGTTTTTCAAAAACATGTGAAAGCGATCGTCACTCTGGGGCAATCGGCTGACAAGTTGGCGGCTGCGGCCGAGAAGGCCGGCGTCCTGACAAGGTTCAAGGCCGGTTCCATTGAGGAAGCGGTTTCCATTGCAGCCAATGCTGCGGAAACAGGGGATTCGGTTCTGCTTTCACCCGCTTGCGCCAGTTGGGACATGTACAGTTCGTTTGAAGAAAGGGGACGTATTTTTAAAGACGCCGTGCATACAATGTAG
- the mraY gene encoding phospho-N-acetylmuramoyl-pentapeptide-transferase: MELQALFWTAGVAFLIAVVIGPLFIPVLRRLKFGQAIRSEGPQGHQKKAGTPTMGGTIFLVALAITSIQFSDRSSELWLLLLVTLGFGLVGFLDDYIKVVMKRNLGLRARQKLLGQILVSAIFFAVLYIQQFDFSVSVPFTDSTWDLGLLYAVFLFLVLIGTTNGVNLTDGLDGLAAGTSAIAFATYALIAAVWSSQFDVAIFCAAMAGALLGFLVFNAHPAKVFMGDTGSLALGGGLAAAAILTKTELLLVLIGFVFVAETLSVLIQVFSFQVFGKRVFKMSPLHHHFELSGWSEWRVVATFWAAGLACSMAALSAYF, translated from the coding sequence ATGGAATTGCAAGCGTTGTTTTGGACAGCCGGGGTGGCGTTTTTGATCGCCGTAGTTATCGGCCCCCTGTTTATACCTGTATTGAGACGATTGAAATTTGGGCAGGCGATCCGCTCAGAAGGCCCGCAGGGACATCAGAAGAAGGCAGGAACCCCAACCATGGGGGGGACCATCTTTCTTGTCGCCCTGGCCATTACCTCCATTCAATTCTCGGACAGATCCTCCGAGTTGTGGCTGCTGCTTCTGGTCACGCTCGGGTTTGGCCTGGTCGGGTTTCTGGATGATTACATCAAAGTGGTGATGAAGCGGAATCTGGGACTTCGCGCCAGACAGAAGTTATTGGGACAGATTCTCGTTTCGGCCATTTTCTTTGCGGTCTTATACATTCAACAATTTGACTTTTCCGTATCGGTTCCGTTTACTGATAGTACATGGGACTTGGGCTTGTTATATGCTGTATTTCTGTTTCTTGTGCTGATCGGCACGACCAACGGGGTCAACCTGACAGACGGGTTGGACGGTTTGGCGGCCGGAACCTCGGCTATTGCGTTTGCCACCTATGCTCTGATTGCGGCGGTCTGGTCGAGCCAGTTTGATGTGGCCATTTTTTGTGCCGCAATGGCAGGGGCTCTGCTTGGATTTCTTGTGTTTAACGCACACCCCGCCAAAGTGTTCATGGGGGACACCGGGTCGCTGGCCCTGGGTGGCGGACTGGCTGCCGCAGCGATCCTGACCAAGACGGAGCTCCTGTTGGTGCTGATCGGGTTCGTGTTTGTGGCTGAAACCTTGTCCGTCCTGATCCAGGTATTTTCGTTTCAGGTTTTTGGCAAGCGGGTATTCAAAATGAGTCCTTTACACCACCATTTTGAGCTTTCCGGCTGGTCCGAATGGCGGGTGGTCGCCACCTTCTGGGCTGCCGGTTTGGCCTGTTCCATGGCTGCTTTGTCAGCTTACTTCTAA
- a CDS encoding penicillin-binding transpeptidase domain-containing protein yields the protein MTEHQLKVRSRWMQFFLMLGLTILIVRLLYIQVFHSEAWAKDAAVFWRGQEKVEAVRGTIYDRNGKKLAYTTVAYDVEADLSEMKAAKAAEVEKAKKKPAAEVDLRQGDPRIYAQQLAPLLKVPEEKIYETLTTPDRIGVRIKQTVDSDTAEKIQKLGLKGIHLTKTTTRHYPNNTMAAHLLGFVTKDGKGGAGIELQYDHVLRGEDGLRKFMKDSRGNPLPYEQQQIKPAVDGKDVWLTIDETVQQYAEDALDHLIEKFKPENASITVVDPNTGEILAMANRPTFNPNKFWEADPKALYNNRAVNTTFEPGSTFKIVTMTAALAEKKVSLDETFTSGQIKVKGSPYFIRDWNWYKGARTLTFRQGVEQSSNVGMVLLGQRLGWETLYDYIYKFGFNQKTGVDLPGEGNSILFDSKQKTDLNLAVTSFGQGIAVTPMQQIAAVSAVANGGQVMRPFVMKEIRDPKTEATLQEQKPHVISQVANPEVMAAMREIMEGVVKSDESKAGYIEGYRIAGKTGTAQIPKDTGGYETDRFVCSFIGFAPADQPKVLVYVTVDSPKNDLQFGNIVATPFAKEVFANVLPYIGLKAQVANPAKPEQSAAPVKYVSAPNLVGMTRGQAEKTALANSLKFQIVGRGDKIAAQWPKPGAKVLAGSSTIVIADNFKDANGNVQVPDLTGESMREAIEILSMLELVADASGSGFVVSQEPKGGSIVPSGTKIRLTLGAN from the coding sequence GTGACTGAACACCAATTGAAGGTCCGTTCCCGGTGGATGCAGTTCTTTCTGATGCTGGGCCTGACAATCCTGATTGTCAGGCTGTTGTACATTCAGGTGTTTCACAGCGAGGCATGGGCCAAGGATGCAGCCGTTTTTTGGCGCGGACAGGAGAAAGTGGAAGCCGTTCGCGGAACCATCTATGACCGAAACGGAAAGAAACTCGCATACACTACAGTCGCTTACGATGTGGAAGCGGATTTGAGCGAAATGAAAGCGGCCAAGGCTGCGGAAGTTGAAAAGGCGAAGAAAAAGCCTGCTGCCGAAGTTGATCTCAGGCAAGGGGATCCAAGAATCTATGCGCAGCAACTGGCTCCTTTGCTGAAGGTGCCCGAAGAGAAGATCTACGAAACCTTGACCACGCCTGACAGGATCGGGGTACGCATTAAGCAAACCGTTGACTCGGATACAGCCGAGAAGATCCAGAAGCTTGGATTAAAGGGAATCCATCTGACCAAGACTACGACCCGTCACTATCCCAACAACACCATGGCAGCCCACCTGCTGGGTTTCGTTACAAAAGACGGCAAAGGCGGGGCCGGGATTGAACTGCAATACGATCATGTCCTTCGCGGGGAGGACGGGCTTCGAAAGTTTATGAAGGACAGCCGGGGGAACCCTCTTCCCTATGAGCAGCAACAGATCAAACCTGCTGTCGACGGCAAGGATGTTTGGCTGACGATTGATGAGACTGTTCAGCAATATGCGGAAGACGCACTTGACCATCTGATCGAAAAATTCAAACCGGAGAACGCTTCCATTACAGTGGTGGACCCCAACACGGGAGAAATCCTGGCAATGGCCAACAGGCCGACCTTTAACCCCAACAAATTTTGGGAAGCGGATCCGAAAGCCCTTTACAATAACCGGGCGGTCAACACAACCTTTGAACCGGGTTCCACTTTCAAGATCGTTACCATGACAGCCGCTTTGGCTGAAAAGAAGGTCAGCCTTGACGAAACATTCACATCCGGACAGATCAAGGTGAAGGGATCCCCCTATTTCATCCGGGACTGGAACTGGTACAAAGGTGCCAGAACCCTGACATTCAGACAGGGTGTGGAACAATCCAGCAACGTGGGGATGGTGCTTCTGGGGCAACGGCTTGGCTGGGAAACCCTGTATGATTACATTTACAAATTCGGGTTTAACCAGAAGACCGGTGTGGACCTGCCTGGCGAGGGGAACTCGATTCTGTTCGACTCCAAGCAAAAAACGGATCTGAACCTGGCGGTAACTTCATTCGGCCAGGGGATTGCGGTAACGCCGATGCAGCAGATTGCCGCAGTGTCGGCGGTTGCCAACGGCGGTCAGGTTATGAGGCCTTTCGTAATGAAAGAAATCCGGGATCCCAAGACAGAAGCGACTCTTCAGGAACAGAAGCCGCATGTCATAAGCCAGGTAGCAAATCCGGAAGTGATGGCGGCCATGCGGGAAATAATGGAAGGTGTCGTGAAGAGCGACGAATCAAAGGCGGGCTACATTGAAGGGTACCGGATTGCGGGCAAAACCGGAACGGCTCAGATTCCAAAGGATACGGGCGGTTATGAAACCGATCGGTTCGTATGCTCCTTTATCGGGTTTGCACCTGCCGACCAGCCCAAGGTTCTGGTCTATGTAACCGTCGATTCCCCAAAAAACGACTTGCAGTTCGGGAATATTGTGGCCACACCTTTTGCCAAGGAAGTCTTTGCCAATGTGCTTCCTTATATCGGTCTGAAAGCACAGGTGGCCAATCCGGCAAAACCTGAACAGAGTGCTGCCCCTGTCAAATATGTGAGTGCACCCAATCTGGTCGGGATGACTCGCGGTCAGGCGGAGAAAACGGCTCTTGCCAACTCGCTGAAATTCCAGATTGTTGGCCGCGGGGACAAGATTGCCGCTCAATGGCCCAAACCCGGGGCGAAAGTTTTGGCGGGCAGTTCAACCATCGTGATTGCAGATAACTTTAAAGATGCCAATGGCAATGTCCAGGTTCCCGATCTCACCGGGGAGAGCATGCGGGAAGCGATCGAGATCCTGTCGATGCTCGAGCTGGTGGCAGATGCCTCTGGTTCGGGATTTGTGGTCAGCCAGGAACCGAAAGGCGGTTCCATTGTTCCATCCGGAACCAAAATCAGACTGACCTTGGGTGCCAATTGA
- a CDS encoding septum formation initiator family protein has product MLAARSLHNRTETTWVKQSDFSRHTTRPVSGHKASSERLKWIGTILLCTAVLSGIIGQFSEIARTNIEVERLKIQIEAQMEKNAKLNDRVNELSSPARIISKAREMGMVSTNPGALAVAPKE; this is encoded by the coding sequence ATGTTGGCAGCAAGATCTTTACACAACAGGACGGAAACCACATGGGTCAAACAATCGGATTTCTCTCGTCATACCACACGACCTGTATCCGGACACAAAGCCAGCAGCGAACGTTTGAAATGGATCGGCACCATTTTGCTCTGCACCGCCGTTCTTTCGGGAATTATCGGACAATTTTCGGAAATAGCCCGGACGAACATTGAAGTGGAGCGTTTGAAGATTCAGATTGAGGCGCAAATGGAGAAAAACGCCAAACTGAATGACCGTGTCAACGAATTGTCCTCCCCCGCCCGCATTATCTCCAAAGCCAGGGAAATGGGTATGGTGTCAACCAACCCGGGTGCACTTGCGGTAGCACCCAAGGAGTGA
- the rsmH gene encoding 16S rRNA (cytosine(1402)-N(4))-methyltransferase RsmH: MKEFHHVSVFAEEAVEGLAPQPGGVYVDCTLGGAGHSKRILQRTAPDGKLIAIDQDLRAVENARNVLAEYTGRYQIVHSNFRHLKQIVQQYEPDGVNGILFDLGVSSPQLDEEERGFSYMKDAPLDMRMDRTQPFSAFDLVNTWGEKEIADVIFQYGEERWGKRIAEFIVKARKSGPIETTGDLVDIIKAAIPAGARREGPHPAKRTFQAFRIAVNDELNVFETALQDAVDCLKAGGRISVITFHSLEDRIAKNVFQDYAKGCKCPPELPICQCGNQPKLKIITRKPIVPSEDELEMNPRARSAKLRIAERILAD, translated from the coding sequence TTGAAAGAATTTCATCATGTGTCCGTGTTTGCTGAGGAAGCGGTGGAAGGGCTTGCCCCACAACCAGGCGGCGTCTATGTAGACTGCACGCTGGGCGGAGCGGGGCACAGCAAACGGATTTTGCAGAGAACGGCTCCAGACGGGAAACTGATCGCCATCGATCAGGATCTGAGGGCTGTCGAGAACGCCCGAAACGTTTTGGCCGAATACACGGGACGATATCAAATCGTGCATTCCAACTTCCGGCATCTGAAACAAATTGTGCAGCAGTATGAACCGGATGGCGTGAACGGGATCCTGTTCGATCTCGGCGTCAGTTCGCCGCAGCTTGATGAAGAAGAACGAGGCTTCAGCTATATGAAGGATGCGCCGCTCGATATGCGGATGGACAGAACGCAGCCTTTCAGTGCTTTCGATCTTGTAAACACCTGGGGCGAAAAAGAGATAGCGGACGTTATCTTTCAATATGGCGAGGAGCGCTGGGGCAAGCGGATTGCGGAGTTTATCGTGAAAGCCCGCAAGAGCGGCCCGATTGAAACTACAGGAGACTTGGTCGACATTATCAAGGCGGCCATTCCGGCAGGTGCAAGGCGTGAAGGACCCCATCCGGCCAAACGGACATTCCAGGCATTTCGGATCGCGGTAAACGACGAACTGAACGTATTTGAAACCGCATTGCAGGATGCGGTGGATTGTCTGAAAGCGGGTGGCAGAATCTCCGTCATTACCTTCCATTCCCTGGAGGACCGGATCGCCAAAAATGTGTTTCAAGACTACGCCAAAGGTTGCAAATGTCCGCCTGAACTGCCGATTTGCCAGTGTGGAAACCAACCGAAGCTAAAGATCATTACCCGGAAACCGATCGTTCCGTCTGAAGACGAACTTGAAATGAACCCGCGGGCCCGATCCGCCAAGCTGAGAATTGCAGAACGCATTTTAGCAGATTAA